The following coding sequences are from one Musa acuminata AAA Group cultivar baxijiao chromosome BXJ1-6, Cavendish_Baxijiao_AAA, whole genome shotgun sequence window:
- the LOC135677271 gene encoding folylpolyglutamate synthase-like isoform X7 has translation MPRASPAAQTRRAPWRVTDILSLPTTYRSVSLAFLHPPLCACAIRCLPPPRRTHRFRVRFDRDMAREYEAALNCLSSLITRRSRAVRGNKGDRFDLLFDYLKILELEDAISQLKIIHVAGTKGKGSTCTFTESILRCCGFRTGLFTSPHLIDVRERFRLDGVKVSEEKFLEHFWWCWNRLQEKTGDNLPMPTYFRFLALLAFKIFSAEQQVDVAIVEVGLGGKFDATNVVKEPIVCGISSLGYDHMEILGNTLGEIAGEKAGIFKKGVPAWTVPQPEEAMRMLEEKASQLGVPLQVVSPLDPGLLKNQHLGLDGEHQCLNAGLAIALSSVWLKTTGNLQGMQIDQNNLPEQFVRGLSRASLEGRAQVVSDSSLGQQQNSNLGGLTFYLDGAHSPESLEGGHPNSLGGKEHLQMLLFNCMSVRNPQLLLPRLGSNSIRPFLYQTNQHITRLGLMHHHRLIHSKLICHGS, from the exons ATGCCGCGGGCGAGCCCCGCAGCGCAGACTCGGAGGGCGCCGTGGCGCGTCACAGACATTCTATCCCTTCCCACGACGTATCGTTCTGTTTCGTTAGCCTTTCTTCATCCTCCCCTCTGCGCCTGCGCCATTCGTTGCCTCCCGCCCCCGAGAAGAACCCATCGCTTCCGCGTTAGATTCGATCGAGACATGGCCCGAG AGTACGAGGCGGCATTGAATTGCTTGTCCTCCCTCATCACCCGACGCAGTCGAGCCGTTAGGGGCAACAAGGGCGACCGCTTCGATCTGTTGTTCGACTACCTGAAG ATCTTGGAGTTGGAAGACGCGATTTCCCAGCTTAAGATTATCCATGTAGCTGGCACCAAAGGGAAG GGTTCGACGTGCACTTTTACTGAATCAATTCTGCGGTGTTGTGGGTTTCGAACTGGACTGTTCACGTCCCCACACCTTATCGATGTCCGGGAGCGGTTCCGTCTTGATGG GGTAAAAGTTTCTGAAGAGAAGTTTTTGGAGCACTTCTGGTGGTGTTGGAATAGATTGCAG GAAAAAACTGGTGACAATCTCCCTATGCCTACCTATTTCCGCTTCCTTGCCCTTCTGGCATTTAAGATATTCTCAGCAGAGCAG CAGGTGGATGTTGCCATTGTGGAAGTTGGTTTgggaggaaaatttgatgcaaccaATGTG GTGAAGGAACCAATCGTCTGTGGAATATCGTCCTTGGGTTATGACCACATGGAAATTCTTG GAAATACACTGGGAGAAATTGCAGGAGAGAAAGCTGGCATCTTTAAG AAAGGAGTACCTGCATGGACTGTACCCCAGCCTGAAGAAGCAATGCGCATGCTCGAAGAGAAGGCTTCTCAATTAGGT GTTCCTCTTCAAGTAGTTTCACCTTTAGATCCTGGACTACTGAAAAATCAACATCTTGGGCTAGATGGCGAGCATCAATGTCTAAATGCTGGCCTTGCTATTGCCTTGTCCAGTGTTTGGCTTAAAACAACCGGAAATTTACAAGGCATGCAGATAGACCAAAAC AATTTACCTGAGCAATTTGTCAGAGGGTTATCAAGGGCTAGTTTGGAGGGACGAGCACAGGTTGTCTCAGATTCTTCTCTTGGGCAACAGCAGAACTCCAATCTGGGAGGCTTGACTTTCTACCTAGATGGGGCACATAGCCCAGAAAGCTTGGAG GGGGGTCACCCTAACTCACTAGGGGGGAAGGAGCACCTACAGATGCTTCTTTTCAATTGCATGTCAGTGAGAAATCCTCAGTTGTTGCTTCCACGTCTG GGGTCAAATTCCATAAGGCCCTTTTTGTACCAAACCAATCAGCATATAACAAGGTTGGGTCTCATGCATCACCACCGACTGATCCACAGCAAGTTGATCTGTCATGGCAGCTGA
- the LOC135677271 gene encoding folylpolyglutamate synthase-like isoform X3 — translation MPRASPAAQTRRAPWRVTDILSLPTTYRSVSLAFLHPPLCACAIRCLPPPRRTHRFRVRFDRDMAREYEAALNCLSSLITRRSRAVRGNKGDRFDLLFDYLKILELEDAISQLKIIHVAGTKGKGSTCTFTESILRCCGFRTGLFTSPHLIDVRERFRLDGVKVSEEKFLEHFWWCWNRLQEKTGDNLPMPTYFRFLALLAFKIFSAEQVKEPIVCGISSLGYDHMEILGNTLGEIAGEKAGIFKKGVPAWTVPQPEEAMRMLEEKASQLGVPLQVVSPLDPGLLKNQHLGLDGEHQCLNAGLAIALSSVWLKTTGNLQGMQIDQNNLPEQFVRGLSRASLEGRAQVVSDSSLGQQQNSNLGGLTFYLDGAHSPESLEVCAKWFSRVIREDPSHLEEQIHKKHHPRRGGHPNSLGGKEHLQMLLFNCMSVRNPQLLLPRLVNTCSQHGVKFHKALFVPNQSAYNKVGSHASPPTDPQQVDLSWQLTLQRVWENLIHGEQGSSCANAYGGSLVFPSLPLALNWLRESVQRRRSVQVQVLVTGSLHLVGDVLRLIRK, via the exons ATGCCGCGGGCGAGCCCCGCAGCGCAGACTCGGAGGGCGCCGTGGCGCGTCACAGACATTCTATCCCTTCCCACGACGTATCGTTCTGTTTCGTTAGCCTTTCTTCATCCTCCCCTCTGCGCCTGCGCCATTCGTTGCCTCCCGCCCCCGAGAAGAACCCATCGCTTCCGCGTTAGATTCGATCGAGACATGGCCCGAG AGTACGAGGCGGCATTGAATTGCTTGTCCTCCCTCATCACCCGACGCAGTCGAGCCGTTAGGGGCAACAAGGGCGACCGCTTCGATCTGTTGTTCGACTACCTGAAG ATCTTGGAGTTGGAAGACGCGATTTCCCAGCTTAAGATTATCCATGTAGCTGGCACCAAAGGGAAG GGTTCGACGTGCACTTTTACTGAATCAATTCTGCGGTGTTGTGGGTTTCGAACTGGACTGTTCACGTCCCCACACCTTATCGATGTCCGGGAGCGGTTCCGTCTTGATGG GGTAAAAGTTTCTGAAGAGAAGTTTTTGGAGCACTTCTGGTGGTGTTGGAATAGATTGCAG GAAAAAACTGGTGACAATCTCCCTATGCCTACCTATTTCCGCTTCCTTGCCCTTCTGGCATTTAAGATATTCTCAGCAGAGCAG GTGAAGGAACCAATCGTCTGTGGAATATCGTCCTTGGGTTATGACCACATGGAAATTCTTG GAAATACACTGGGAGAAATTGCAGGAGAGAAAGCTGGCATCTTTAAG AAAGGAGTACCTGCATGGACTGTACCCCAGCCTGAAGAAGCAATGCGCATGCTCGAAGAGAAGGCTTCTCAATTAGGT GTTCCTCTTCAAGTAGTTTCACCTTTAGATCCTGGACTACTGAAAAATCAACATCTTGGGCTAGATGGCGAGCATCAATGTCTAAATGCTGGCCTTGCTATTGCCTTGTCCAGTGTTTGGCTTAAAACAACCGGAAATTTACAAGGCATGCAGATAGACCAAAAC AATTTACCTGAGCAATTTGTCAGAGGGTTATCAAGGGCTAGTTTGGAGGGACGAGCACAGGTTGTCTCAGATTCTTCTCTTGGGCAACAGCAGAACTCCAATCTGGGAGGCTTGACTTTCTACCTAGATGGGGCACATAGCCCAGAAAGCTTGGAGGTGTGTGCAAAATGGTTTTCCCGTGTTATAAGAGAAGATCCTTCACATTTAGAGGAACAAATTCACAAGAAACACCATCCTAGACGG GGGGGTCACCCTAACTCACTAGGGGGGAAGGAGCACCTACAGATGCTTCTTTTCAATTGCATGTCAGTGAGAAATCCTCAGTTGTTGCTTCCACGTCTGGTAAACACTTGTTCTCAGCATG GGGTCAAATTCCATAAGGCCCTTTTTGTACCAAACCAATCAGCATATAACAAGGTTGGGTCTCATGCATCACCACCGACTGATCCACAGCAAGTTGATCTGTCATGGCAGCTGACACTACAGAGAGTGTGGGAAAACCTCATTCATGGTGAACAAG GCTCAAGTTGCGCCAATGCCTATGGTGGCAGTTTAGTATTTCCTTCGCTCCCGTTAGCTCTCAACTGGCTCAGGGAAAGTGTTCAAAGAAGAAGATCAGTTCAAGTTCAG GTTCTGGTAACAGGTTCCTTGCACCTTGTGGGTGATGTGCTGAGATTAATCAGGAAGTGA
- the LOC135677271 gene encoding folylpolyglutamate synthase-like isoform X1: protein MPRASPAAQTRRAPWRVTDILSLPTTYRSVSLAFLHPPLCACAIRCLPPPRRTHRFRVRFDRDMAREYEAALNCLSSLITRRSRAVRGNKGDRFDLLFDYLKILELEDAISQLKIIHVAGTKGKGSTCTFTESILRCCGFRTGLFTSPHLIDVRERFRLDGVKVSEEKFLEHFWWCWNRLQEKTGDNLPMPTYFRFLALLAFKIFSAEQQVDVAIVEVGLGGKFDATNVVKEPIVCGISSLGYDHMEILGNTLGEIAGEKAGIFKKGVPAWTVPQPEEAMRMLEEKASQLGVPLQVVSPLDPGLLKNQHLGLDGEHQCLNAGLAIALSSVWLKTTGNLQGMQIDQNNLPEQFVRGLSRASLEGRAQVVSDSSLGQQQNSNLGGLTFYLDGAHSPESLEVCAKWFSRVIREDPSHLEEQIHKKHHPRRGGHPNSLGGKEHLQMLLFNCMSVRNPQLLLPRLVNTCSQHGVKFHKALFVPNQSAYNKVGSHASPPTDPQQVDLSWQLTLQRVWENLIHGEQGSSCANAYGGSLVFPSLPLALNWLRESVQRRRSVQVQVLVTGSLHLVGDVLRLIRK from the exons ATGCCGCGGGCGAGCCCCGCAGCGCAGACTCGGAGGGCGCCGTGGCGCGTCACAGACATTCTATCCCTTCCCACGACGTATCGTTCTGTTTCGTTAGCCTTTCTTCATCCTCCCCTCTGCGCCTGCGCCATTCGTTGCCTCCCGCCCCCGAGAAGAACCCATCGCTTCCGCGTTAGATTCGATCGAGACATGGCCCGAG AGTACGAGGCGGCATTGAATTGCTTGTCCTCCCTCATCACCCGACGCAGTCGAGCCGTTAGGGGCAACAAGGGCGACCGCTTCGATCTGTTGTTCGACTACCTGAAG ATCTTGGAGTTGGAAGACGCGATTTCCCAGCTTAAGATTATCCATGTAGCTGGCACCAAAGGGAAG GGTTCGACGTGCACTTTTACTGAATCAATTCTGCGGTGTTGTGGGTTTCGAACTGGACTGTTCACGTCCCCACACCTTATCGATGTCCGGGAGCGGTTCCGTCTTGATGG GGTAAAAGTTTCTGAAGAGAAGTTTTTGGAGCACTTCTGGTGGTGTTGGAATAGATTGCAG GAAAAAACTGGTGACAATCTCCCTATGCCTACCTATTTCCGCTTCCTTGCCCTTCTGGCATTTAAGATATTCTCAGCAGAGCAG CAGGTGGATGTTGCCATTGTGGAAGTTGGTTTgggaggaaaatttgatgcaaccaATGTG GTGAAGGAACCAATCGTCTGTGGAATATCGTCCTTGGGTTATGACCACATGGAAATTCTTG GAAATACACTGGGAGAAATTGCAGGAGAGAAAGCTGGCATCTTTAAG AAAGGAGTACCTGCATGGACTGTACCCCAGCCTGAAGAAGCAATGCGCATGCTCGAAGAGAAGGCTTCTCAATTAGGT GTTCCTCTTCAAGTAGTTTCACCTTTAGATCCTGGACTACTGAAAAATCAACATCTTGGGCTAGATGGCGAGCATCAATGTCTAAATGCTGGCCTTGCTATTGCCTTGTCCAGTGTTTGGCTTAAAACAACCGGAAATTTACAAGGCATGCAGATAGACCAAAAC AATTTACCTGAGCAATTTGTCAGAGGGTTATCAAGGGCTAGTTTGGAGGGACGAGCACAGGTTGTCTCAGATTCTTCTCTTGGGCAACAGCAGAACTCCAATCTGGGAGGCTTGACTTTCTACCTAGATGGGGCACATAGCCCAGAAAGCTTGGAGGTGTGTGCAAAATGGTTTTCCCGTGTTATAAGAGAAGATCCTTCACATTTAGAGGAACAAATTCACAAGAAACACCATCCTAGACGG GGGGGTCACCCTAACTCACTAGGGGGGAAGGAGCACCTACAGATGCTTCTTTTCAATTGCATGTCAGTGAGAAATCCTCAGTTGTTGCTTCCACGTCTGGTAAACACTTGTTCTCAGCATG GGGTCAAATTCCATAAGGCCCTTTTTGTACCAAACCAATCAGCATATAACAAGGTTGGGTCTCATGCATCACCACCGACTGATCCACAGCAAGTTGATCTGTCATGGCAGCTGACACTACAGAGAGTGTGGGAAAACCTCATTCATGGTGAACAAG GCTCAAGTTGCGCCAATGCCTATGGTGGCAGTTTAGTATTTCCTTCGCTCCCGTTAGCTCTCAACTGGCTCAGGGAAAGTGTTCAAAGAAGAAGATCAGTTCAAGTTCAG GTTCTGGTAACAGGTTCCTTGCACCTTGTGGGTGATGTGCTGAGATTAATCAGGAAGTGA
- the LOC135677271 gene encoding folylpolyglutamate synthase-like isoform X2, translating to MPRASPAAQTRRAPWRVTDILSLPTTYRSVSLAFLHPPLCACAIRCLPPPRRTHRFRVRFDRDMAREYEAALNCLSSLITRRSRAVRGNKGDRFDLLFDYLKILELEDAISQLKIIHVAGTKGKGSTCTFTESILRCCGFRTGLFTSPHLIDVRERFRLDGVKVSEEKFLEHFWWCWNRLQEKTGDNLPMPTYFRFLALLAFKIFSAEQVDVAIVEVGLGGKFDATNVVKEPIVCGISSLGYDHMEILGNTLGEIAGEKAGIFKKGVPAWTVPQPEEAMRMLEEKASQLGVPLQVVSPLDPGLLKNQHLGLDGEHQCLNAGLAIALSSVWLKTTGNLQGMQIDQNNLPEQFVRGLSRASLEGRAQVVSDSSLGQQQNSNLGGLTFYLDGAHSPESLEVCAKWFSRVIREDPSHLEEQIHKKHHPRRGGHPNSLGGKEHLQMLLFNCMSVRNPQLLLPRLVNTCSQHGVKFHKALFVPNQSAYNKVGSHASPPTDPQQVDLSWQLTLQRVWENLIHGEQGSSCANAYGGSLVFPSLPLALNWLRESVQRRRSVQVQVLVTGSLHLVGDVLRLIRK from the exons ATGCCGCGGGCGAGCCCCGCAGCGCAGACTCGGAGGGCGCCGTGGCGCGTCACAGACATTCTATCCCTTCCCACGACGTATCGTTCTGTTTCGTTAGCCTTTCTTCATCCTCCCCTCTGCGCCTGCGCCATTCGTTGCCTCCCGCCCCCGAGAAGAACCCATCGCTTCCGCGTTAGATTCGATCGAGACATGGCCCGAG AGTACGAGGCGGCATTGAATTGCTTGTCCTCCCTCATCACCCGACGCAGTCGAGCCGTTAGGGGCAACAAGGGCGACCGCTTCGATCTGTTGTTCGACTACCTGAAG ATCTTGGAGTTGGAAGACGCGATTTCCCAGCTTAAGATTATCCATGTAGCTGGCACCAAAGGGAAG GGTTCGACGTGCACTTTTACTGAATCAATTCTGCGGTGTTGTGGGTTTCGAACTGGACTGTTCACGTCCCCACACCTTATCGATGTCCGGGAGCGGTTCCGTCTTGATGG GGTAAAAGTTTCTGAAGAGAAGTTTTTGGAGCACTTCTGGTGGTGTTGGAATAGATTGCAG GAAAAAACTGGTGACAATCTCCCTATGCCTACCTATTTCCGCTTCCTTGCCCTTCTGGCATTTAAGATATTCTCAGCAGAGCAG GTGGATGTTGCCATTGTGGAAGTTGGTTTgggaggaaaatttgatgcaaccaATGTG GTGAAGGAACCAATCGTCTGTGGAATATCGTCCTTGGGTTATGACCACATGGAAATTCTTG GAAATACACTGGGAGAAATTGCAGGAGAGAAAGCTGGCATCTTTAAG AAAGGAGTACCTGCATGGACTGTACCCCAGCCTGAAGAAGCAATGCGCATGCTCGAAGAGAAGGCTTCTCAATTAGGT GTTCCTCTTCAAGTAGTTTCACCTTTAGATCCTGGACTACTGAAAAATCAACATCTTGGGCTAGATGGCGAGCATCAATGTCTAAATGCTGGCCTTGCTATTGCCTTGTCCAGTGTTTGGCTTAAAACAACCGGAAATTTACAAGGCATGCAGATAGACCAAAAC AATTTACCTGAGCAATTTGTCAGAGGGTTATCAAGGGCTAGTTTGGAGGGACGAGCACAGGTTGTCTCAGATTCTTCTCTTGGGCAACAGCAGAACTCCAATCTGGGAGGCTTGACTTTCTACCTAGATGGGGCACATAGCCCAGAAAGCTTGGAGGTGTGTGCAAAATGGTTTTCCCGTGTTATAAGAGAAGATCCTTCACATTTAGAGGAACAAATTCACAAGAAACACCATCCTAGACGG GGGGGTCACCCTAACTCACTAGGGGGGAAGGAGCACCTACAGATGCTTCTTTTCAATTGCATGTCAGTGAGAAATCCTCAGTTGTTGCTTCCACGTCTGGTAAACACTTGTTCTCAGCATG GGGTCAAATTCCATAAGGCCCTTTTTGTACCAAACCAATCAGCATATAACAAGGTTGGGTCTCATGCATCACCACCGACTGATCCACAGCAAGTTGATCTGTCATGGCAGCTGACACTACAGAGAGTGTGGGAAAACCTCATTCATGGTGAACAAG GCTCAAGTTGCGCCAATGCCTATGGTGGCAGTTTAGTATTTCCTTCGCTCCCGTTAGCTCTCAACTGGCTCAGGGAAAGTGTTCAAAGAAGAAGATCAGTTCAAGTTCAG GTTCTGGTAACAGGTTCCTTGCACCTTGTGGGTGATGTGCTGAGATTAATCAGGAAGTGA
- the LOC135677271 gene encoding folylpolyglutamate synthase-like isoform X5: MPRASPAAQTRRAPWRVTDILSLPTTYRSVSLAFLHPPLCACAIRCLPPPRRTHRFRVRFDRDMAREYEAALNCLSSLITRRSRAVRGNKGDRFDLLFDYLKILELEDAISQLKIIHVAGTKGKGSTCTFTESILRCCGFRTGLFTSPHLIDVRERFRLDGVKVSEEKFLEHFWWCWNRLQEKTGDNLPMPTYFRFLALLAFKIFSAEQQVDVAIVEVGLGGKFDATNVVKEPIVCGISSLGYDHMEILGNTLGEIAGEKAGIFKKGVPAWTVPQPEEAMRMLEEKASQLGVPLQVVSPLDPGLLKNQHLGLDGEHQCLNAGLAIALSSVWLKTTGNLQGMQIDQNNLPEQFVRGLSRASLEGRAQVVSDSSLGQQQNSNLGGLTFYLDGAHSPESLEVCAKWFSRVIREDPSHLEEQIHKKHHPRRGGHPNSLGGKEHLQMLLFNCMSVRNPQLLLPRLVNTCSQHGVKFHKALFVPNQSAYNKVGSHASPPTDPQQVDLSWQLTLQRVWENLIHGEQVSYVMMVL, from the exons ATGCCGCGGGCGAGCCCCGCAGCGCAGACTCGGAGGGCGCCGTGGCGCGTCACAGACATTCTATCCCTTCCCACGACGTATCGTTCTGTTTCGTTAGCCTTTCTTCATCCTCCCCTCTGCGCCTGCGCCATTCGTTGCCTCCCGCCCCCGAGAAGAACCCATCGCTTCCGCGTTAGATTCGATCGAGACATGGCCCGAG AGTACGAGGCGGCATTGAATTGCTTGTCCTCCCTCATCACCCGACGCAGTCGAGCCGTTAGGGGCAACAAGGGCGACCGCTTCGATCTGTTGTTCGACTACCTGAAG ATCTTGGAGTTGGAAGACGCGATTTCCCAGCTTAAGATTATCCATGTAGCTGGCACCAAAGGGAAG GGTTCGACGTGCACTTTTACTGAATCAATTCTGCGGTGTTGTGGGTTTCGAACTGGACTGTTCACGTCCCCACACCTTATCGATGTCCGGGAGCGGTTCCGTCTTGATGG GGTAAAAGTTTCTGAAGAGAAGTTTTTGGAGCACTTCTGGTGGTGTTGGAATAGATTGCAG GAAAAAACTGGTGACAATCTCCCTATGCCTACCTATTTCCGCTTCCTTGCCCTTCTGGCATTTAAGATATTCTCAGCAGAGCAG CAGGTGGATGTTGCCATTGTGGAAGTTGGTTTgggaggaaaatttgatgcaaccaATGTG GTGAAGGAACCAATCGTCTGTGGAATATCGTCCTTGGGTTATGACCACATGGAAATTCTTG GAAATACACTGGGAGAAATTGCAGGAGAGAAAGCTGGCATCTTTAAG AAAGGAGTACCTGCATGGACTGTACCCCAGCCTGAAGAAGCAATGCGCATGCTCGAAGAGAAGGCTTCTCAATTAGGT GTTCCTCTTCAAGTAGTTTCACCTTTAGATCCTGGACTACTGAAAAATCAACATCTTGGGCTAGATGGCGAGCATCAATGTCTAAATGCTGGCCTTGCTATTGCCTTGTCCAGTGTTTGGCTTAAAACAACCGGAAATTTACAAGGCATGCAGATAGACCAAAAC AATTTACCTGAGCAATTTGTCAGAGGGTTATCAAGGGCTAGTTTGGAGGGACGAGCACAGGTTGTCTCAGATTCTTCTCTTGGGCAACAGCAGAACTCCAATCTGGGAGGCTTGACTTTCTACCTAGATGGGGCACATAGCCCAGAAAGCTTGGAGGTGTGTGCAAAATGGTTTTCCCGTGTTATAAGAGAAGATCCTTCACATTTAGAGGAACAAATTCACAAGAAACACCATCCTAGACGG GGGGGTCACCCTAACTCACTAGGGGGGAAGGAGCACCTACAGATGCTTCTTTTCAATTGCATGTCAGTGAGAAATCCTCAGTTGTTGCTTCCACGTCTGGTAAACACTTGTTCTCAGCATG GGGTCAAATTCCATAAGGCCCTTTTTGTACCAAACCAATCAGCATATAACAAGGTTGGGTCTCATGCATCACCACCGACTGATCCACAGCAAGTTGATCTGTCATGGCAGCTGACACTACAGAGAGTGTGGGAAAACCTCATTCATGGTGAACAAG TCAGTTATGTTATGATGGTGCTTTGA
- the LOC135677271 gene encoding folylpolyglutamate synthase-like isoform X4, translated as MPRASPAAQTRRAPWRVTDILSLPTTYRSVSLAFLHPPLCACAIRCLPPPRRTHRFRVRFDRDMAREYEAALNCLSSLITRRSRAVRGNKGDRFDLLFDYLKILELEDAISQLKIIHVAGTKGKGSTCTFTESILRCCGFRTGLFTSPHLIDVRERFRLDGVKVSEEKFLEHFWWCWNRLQEKTGDNLPMPTYFRFLALLAFKIFSAEQQVDVAIVEVGLGGKFDATNVVKEPIVCGISSLGYDHMEILGNTLGEIAGEKAGIFKKGVPAWTVPQPEEAMRMLEEKASQLGVPLQVVSPLDPGLLKNQHLGLDGEHQCLNAGLAIALSSVWLKTTGNLQGMQIDQNNLPEQFVRGLSRASLEGRAQVVSDSSLGQQQNSNLGGLTFYLDGAHSPESLEGGHPNSLGGKEHLQMLLFNCMSVRNPQLLLPRLVNTCSQHGVKFHKALFVPNQSAYNKVGSHASPPTDPQQVDLSWQLTLQRVWENLIHGEQGSSCANAYGGSLVFPSLPLALNWLRESVQRRRSVQVQVLVTGSLHLVGDVLRLIRK; from the exons ATGCCGCGGGCGAGCCCCGCAGCGCAGACTCGGAGGGCGCCGTGGCGCGTCACAGACATTCTATCCCTTCCCACGACGTATCGTTCTGTTTCGTTAGCCTTTCTTCATCCTCCCCTCTGCGCCTGCGCCATTCGTTGCCTCCCGCCCCCGAGAAGAACCCATCGCTTCCGCGTTAGATTCGATCGAGACATGGCCCGAG AGTACGAGGCGGCATTGAATTGCTTGTCCTCCCTCATCACCCGACGCAGTCGAGCCGTTAGGGGCAACAAGGGCGACCGCTTCGATCTGTTGTTCGACTACCTGAAG ATCTTGGAGTTGGAAGACGCGATTTCCCAGCTTAAGATTATCCATGTAGCTGGCACCAAAGGGAAG GGTTCGACGTGCACTTTTACTGAATCAATTCTGCGGTGTTGTGGGTTTCGAACTGGACTGTTCACGTCCCCACACCTTATCGATGTCCGGGAGCGGTTCCGTCTTGATGG GGTAAAAGTTTCTGAAGAGAAGTTTTTGGAGCACTTCTGGTGGTGTTGGAATAGATTGCAG GAAAAAACTGGTGACAATCTCCCTATGCCTACCTATTTCCGCTTCCTTGCCCTTCTGGCATTTAAGATATTCTCAGCAGAGCAG CAGGTGGATGTTGCCATTGTGGAAGTTGGTTTgggaggaaaatttgatgcaaccaATGTG GTGAAGGAACCAATCGTCTGTGGAATATCGTCCTTGGGTTATGACCACATGGAAATTCTTG GAAATACACTGGGAGAAATTGCAGGAGAGAAAGCTGGCATCTTTAAG AAAGGAGTACCTGCATGGACTGTACCCCAGCCTGAAGAAGCAATGCGCATGCTCGAAGAGAAGGCTTCTCAATTAGGT GTTCCTCTTCAAGTAGTTTCACCTTTAGATCCTGGACTACTGAAAAATCAACATCTTGGGCTAGATGGCGAGCATCAATGTCTAAATGCTGGCCTTGCTATTGCCTTGTCCAGTGTTTGGCTTAAAACAACCGGAAATTTACAAGGCATGCAGATAGACCAAAAC AATTTACCTGAGCAATTTGTCAGAGGGTTATCAAGGGCTAGTTTGGAGGGACGAGCACAGGTTGTCTCAGATTCTTCTCTTGGGCAACAGCAGAACTCCAATCTGGGAGGCTTGACTTTCTACCTAGATGGGGCACATAGCCCAGAAAGCTTGGAG GGGGGTCACCCTAACTCACTAGGGGGGAAGGAGCACCTACAGATGCTTCTTTTCAATTGCATGTCAGTGAGAAATCCTCAGTTGTTGCTTCCACGTCTGGTAAACACTTGTTCTCAGCATG GGGTCAAATTCCATAAGGCCCTTTTTGTACCAAACCAATCAGCATATAACAAGGTTGGGTCTCATGCATCACCACCGACTGATCCACAGCAAGTTGATCTGTCATGGCAGCTGACACTACAGAGAGTGTGGGAAAACCTCATTCATGGTGAACAAG GCTCAAGTTGCGCCAATGCCTATGGTGGCAGTTTAGTATTTCCTTCGCTCCCGTTAGCTCTCAACTGGCTCAGGGAAAGTGTTCAAAGAAGAAGATCAGTTCAAGTTCAG GTTCTGGTAACAGGTTCCTTGCACCTTGTGGGTGATGTGCTGAGATTAATCAGGAAGTGA